The genomic region CGACGCCCGCGTGCGTGTGGACGATACCCTTCGGCTTGCCGGTCGTCCCCGACGAGTAGAGCAGCATCGACTCCTGATCCGACGGGAGGGACGTGGTCTCGTACTCGTCGGACTCGCTCTCGACCGCCTCCGCCCACGTCTCGTCGCGCTCCTGTCGGTCGTAGTCGGTCCCGAGGCGCTCGTAAACGATCGTGTGCTCGACGTGGCCCGCCTCCTCGATGGCCGCGTCCGCCGAGCCCTTGAGGTGGATCTCGCTGCCCCGCCGGTAGAAGCCGTCGCCGGTAAAGAGCACCGATGGTTCCGAGTCGGCGATCCGCGTGGCCGTGGCGTCGGTGCCGAACCCCGAGAAGATCGGCACCGCGATCGCGCCGACCTTGAAACAGCCGTAGAGGATCGCGGCCACCTCGGGGACCATCGGCATGTACAACCCGACCGTGTCGCCCGTCCCGACCCCCCGCGCTTCGAGCGCGTTCGCGACCTGATTGGCCTGCCGGTGGAGGTCGTGGTAGGTCACTTGGCGGACCTCGCCGGGTTCGCCCTCCCAGATGCACGCGACCTTGTTCCGGGTCTCGTTTCCGGGGGCGGCGTGGCGATCCAGCGTGTTGTGCGCGACGTTCAACTCCCCGCCGGGATACCAGTCGGTGAACTGCGGGCCCCCGCGGCTCGCGGCGTCACCGCTCGCCCGTTCCGGGGCGCTGCGCGCCCCGCTGTCGTCTCGAACGCGGTCGTAGGCCTCGTAAAAGTCGATCCCGAGGTAGTCGACGAGTTCGTCCCAGAACCACTCGATCTCGCCCGTGGTCCGCTCGATCAGTTCCTCGTAGTCGGCGATGTCGTAGCGGTCCATGAACGCCGCGACGTTCGTGTTCGCGGCGAACTCCTCCGTGGGCCTGTGAACGATCTCCCCCGTGTCCGGCGAATCCATATCCGCCCATCCCACAGGAACGACAAAGAGGTTTTGCACAAATTCTTTCTTGCTATTCACCACTACAATTTTATACTACGAGCGGCACTATCCGGTATGGACGGGCTCACCGAGGCGTACACGGGCGGCGGCGCGGACGCGAGCGTTCGTCGCCGCGTCGCCGGCGGCGGGCTGTTTCTCGCGGGCGTCGTGGGCGCGGTTCTCGGCGTGGTCGTCGGGACGACCGACCTCCTCTCGGGTGTCGGTTACGGGCTCTACGAGTCGCGTCGAGTCGCGGGCGTGCTCGCGGGTCTCGGCGTTCCCGCGCTCCTGCTGGGCGTCGTCACCGTGCTGCCCGGAAAGCGGCGCGTCCGCCTCGTGGCGGCGGTCGGCGCGGGACTCGCCGCGGTAGCAGTGGGCTGGTTTTGGCTCGTCTACCCCGCCCACTGGGCGGGCTACGGGCTGGATCGGACCCTCCCCGTGAGCGCGCTCTACCTCGTCGGCCTCACGGTCACGACCGTGGCCCTGTTCGTCGGCGTCGCCCGGTTCAAGACGCGAAACGACCCCGGCGGGACCGTCTCGCTGTCGGTGCTGCGCAAGGGCGAGACCCGGATCGTCGAGGTCGAGCGGCGGGGCCGGGGCAGCGTCGGGCTGTTCGGTTCCGCGTTGGGGCCGACCCGCGGCGACGGCGGGACCGAGACCGCCACCGAAACCACGGAGCGGAGCGCGGCCGACGCCTACTGTGGGACCTGTCGGCACCTCGAGTACGCCACCGAGGAGGGGCGGCTCGTCCCCTACTGTACGTATCACGGGGAGGAGCTGGCGTCGATGGACGCCTGCGAGTCGTGGACCGAACGAAGGCGGTCGTGAGTAGTCCCGGGATCCACCGCCTTCGGCCGGGAGATCGGGGCCGAAATCGGGACGGACTCCGGTCCGATTTCGGAAAACAGCTTTGGGTGTCCGACGGATGGGTGTGATCGACGGGACTGGTCACCCGTCGTACACACGGACGGCTCGATAGGAGTCGCCGCGTGTCCGATCCACACGGACGCCCCGCCCCCGGTTTCCCTACCGGGCGAGGCGGGGGCTGCGCTCTTCGGCGTCGGGAAATAGAGATCCACTACTAGATATCCCGTCCGACGCCGATCGAATCGATCCCGAACTCGTCGGGCCGATGCGGCATCGGATGTCAGCGCCCGACGAACTCTCGAACCTCCGTCGCGTCCCACGCGTTCAGCACGTCTTTGGGTTCGGCCCACCCCCGTCGAGCGGTGTGGACGCCGTACCTACTGTTCTCGAACTCGCTCGCGCTGTGCGCATCGGTGTTGACGACGATTTTCGCGCCCGCCTCGATCGCGACCTTCACTGCCCGCCCCCAGAGGTCGAGACGGGCGGGGTTGGCGTTCACCTCGAGGGCGACGCCGTGGTCGGCGGCGGCCTCCGCGACCCGCTGGAGGTCGGGATCGAGGCCGGGCCGGCGGGTCAGGAGCCGCCCGGTGGGATGGCCCAGCACGTCGGTCTCGGGGTGGGAGATCGCCGCGACGAGGCGGTCGGTCGCCGCCTCCGGATCCATGTCGAGGGCGCTGTGGGGCGAGGCGATTACGATGTCGAGTTTCCCTAGGACGTCCTCGGCGACGCTCAGCCCGCCCGTCTCGTCGACGTTCGCCTCGACGCCGGAGAACACCTCGATCTCGGCGTCCTCGGCGGCCTCGCGGATCTCGTCGGCCTGTTCGAGCAACTCCTCGTCGGGGACGCCGACCCCGCCGACCATTCCGGGGCCGGTCGCGTGATCCGAGATACAGATGTACTCGTGGCCGAACTCGGTGGCGGATGCGATCCACTCCCCGATCGATTCCGTCCCGTCGGACCAGTCGGTGTGGGTGTGTAAGTCCCCGCGGAGGTCGCCCTCCTCGATCAACTCGGGCAGGTCGCCCGCGGCGGCGGCGTCGATCTCGCCGGTGTCCTCGCGGAGTTCGGGCGGGATCCACTCGAGGTCGAGCGCCGCGTACATGCTCTCCTCGGTCTCGCCGGCGACCCGCTCGCCCGCCCGCTGGTCGCTCGTATCCTCAACATCGCTGATGTCGAACACGCCGTACTCGTTGACCTTCAGGTCGCGATCCAGCGCCCGGTTGCGAAACCGGATGTTGTGGGCCTTGCTGCCCGTGAAGTACTGGAGCGCGCTGCCGAACTCCTCGGGGACGACGGCGCGGAGGTCGACCCGGATCCCGTTCGCGACGACGCTCGCCTTGTTCTCGCCGGATTCGATGACGCGCTCGGCGCGCTCCCAGTCGGTGAACGCCCCGACGACGCCTTCGAGGTCGTCGCTCGACGCGAGCACGTCCACGTCGCCGCTCGTCTCGCGCCACCGGCGGATCGACCCCGCGACTTCCGCGCGCTCGACCCCCTCTCGGGAGCGGAGGTACTCGAGGAGGTCGTCAGCGAGCGGACGGGTGTCGCCCAGCAGTTCGCGCTCGCGGGCCTGCCGGGCGAACTCCAGCCCGTCGAGGATGTTCTCCTCCGTCTTCGGCCCGAACCCCTTGAGTTCCTGGATTTCGCCGGCGCTCGCGGCCTCCTCGAGTTCGGCGAGGTTCGTCACCCCGAGCTCCTCGTAGAGCGTTCCCACCGTTTTGGGACCGACGCCCTCGACGCTCGTGAGTTCGTCCATCGCCACCGGGAGGTTCGCCCGTTCCTCCTCGAGTTCCTCGATCGCGCCCGTCTCGACGTACTCGATGACCTTCGCGGAGATGGCCTCGCCCACCCCGTCGATCCCCTCGACGGCGTCTCGACCCTCGCTCACGAGGTCCTCGATCGCGGTCGGGTGCTCGCGAATGCTCTCGGCGGCCCGTCGGTAGGTGTTGGGCTTGTACTCGATGTCCCGTGCTTCGAGGAGGGCGGCGTACTCCTCGAGGAGGGCGGCTATCTCGGCGTTGCGGCTCATGGCCCCCCTTCGGCTTAGCGCCTGTTAGGTGTACTGTCGTCGTCCATCCCGAGCGCCTGTCGCATGAACCGCGACCAGCGTTTCCGGTCGGCGAGTCGCTGGGCCTCGGCCTCGGCTTCGACGTTCGCCGGGCCGAGTTGCTGGAGGCCTTCGAGCGCGCGGTCGATCCCGATGACCGACTCGGCGAGGCGTTCGCCCTCCTGCCTGCTGATCTCGCCCGCCTCGATCGCGTCGAGGCGTTCGAGGCGCGCCTTTCTGAGGGTGCGTTTGGCCCGCTCGACGCGCTCGCGCTCGCCCTCGGGGATCGTCTCCCGGCGTTTTATCTCGAAGACGAACTCGCGAAGCTCGACGCGCTCGCCCTGCACGTCGATCTCCTCGGGGATCTGCGCGCCGATGGTCGCGCCCTCCTTGCCGATCCGTTCGAGCAGCTGTTTTCGCTCGTACTCCTGCACGGGCGGAGGTTGGACGGTACGCGTGAAAACGTTGCGCCCCGCGGATAGGTACGGCCGCACACCCGGTAGTGGCGTGAGCGCGCCACGTGCCGCGACCGCGACGGCGTCACCGATCCCCACTCCTTTTGTCACCCCGACGCGAACCTCCGGCAATGGCGCAGTGTGATCGGTGTGGCGCACACGAGAACCTCCCCTACCGGTGCGGGCGCTGTGGCGGGGTCTTCTGTGCGCGACACCGACTGCCGGAGAACCACGACTGTCCCGGCTTACAGGAGTGGCGCGACCCCGACGGGATCTTCGACAGCGGCTTCGACGACAGCGTGAACCACCCCGGCGGCCGCGAGAAGGGCGTGCGCGACCGGGTGCCGATCAACACCGGCACCGGCGGGCCGCTGGGCTACTTCCGCAACAACATGACCTACGTCTTCCTGCTGTTGATGTGGGTGACGTTCTCGCTGCAGTTCCTCCTCCTGCCGCTGCTGGGGTTTCCGGTAAACAGCGACCTCTCGGTCTACCTGTTCGTCCTCCAGTCGAACGACATCACCCACGTCTGGACGTGGTTCACCTCGATCTTCGCACACGGCAGCGTCGGCCACATAGTCATGAACAGCATCGTGCTGTACTTCTTCGGGCCGATCGTCGAGCGGAAGGTCGGCAGCCGCAACTTCACGGTGCTCTTCCTCGCCAGCGGCGTGATCGCCGGCCTCTCGCAGGTCGGCACCTCGCTCGCGCTCGGCGAGTTCAGCGCCGTCGTCGGCGCCAGCGGCGCGATCATGGCGATCATGGGCGTGCTCACCGTGCTGAACCCCCAGCTCCGGGTGCTGCTCTTTTTCTTCATCCCGATGCCGCTGTGGCTCCTCACGCTGGGGTTCGCCGCGGTCTCGGTCGGCGTCGTCGGCCTCGGCGGCCTCGGCGCGGGCGGGATCGCCCACCTCGCCCACCTCGCGGGCCTGTTCGTCGGCCTCGCGTACGGCGAGAAACTCCGGCGTGAGGGCGAACGCGCGCCCGATCAGCTCCGGTTCGGCGGCGGCGGTCCCGGTGGCCCCGGTGGTCCCGGCGGGCCGGGCGGTCCCGGCCGAGGGCGGTTCTGATGGACGTCGCCCTCCCCGAGTTCCGGCCCGATCCCGACCTCGCCCGGGCAGAGATGGAGGAACTCCAGCGCGAGATCGCACGCGAGGCGACCTTCGAGGACGAACCGCTCCCGGAGTCGCCCGTCGTCGTCGGCGTCGACCAGGCGTTTCCCGACGAGCGGGCCGTCAGCGCGATCGTCGCCATGCGCGACGGCGAGGTGATCGAGCGCGCCTCCGCCGTAACCGACCTTTCTATACCATATATTCCGGGGCTGCTCTCCTTTCGCGAGGGCGAGTCGATCCTCGCGGCGTTCGAGACCCTGGAGTGCGACCCGGACCTCGCGCTGTTCGACGGCAGCGGCCGGATCCACTTCCGGCAGGCCGGGCTGGCGACCCACATGGGCGTGGCGCTCGACCTCCCGAGCGTGGGGGTCGCGAAGAGCCTGCTCTGTGGCCGGTTGAGCAACCCGCCCGAGGAACCCTTCGCGGAGGGGACGCGGGTGCCGATCCTCGCCGACGGGCGAGTCGAGGTCGAGCAGGGGACCGTCCTCGGGTACGCGGTCCAGACCCGCCAGTACGAGGGACGTCGGTACATCAACCCGCTGTACGTGAGTCCGGGCCACCGGGTCGGCGCGGAGACGGCCGCCTCGCTCGCACAGCGCCACTGTGCGGGCTACAAGCTCCCCGAACCGATCCGGCTGGCGGACTCGTACGCCGACGAACTCGCGCGCGAACTCGACGGGTAGCCGCCCGCGTTCGTGCGCGCTCGAAAGACGGTGGTCGAACCGCCGTCGAGTCGGCGCTGGCGCCGACGGACGGTAACGTCCGATAGTACAACAATTAACTCCCCGGCGGCCGACGGGTGGCCCATGGAGAAGACCGTTTGTATCACGGGTTGTTCGTCGGGGATCGGTCGCGAGACGGCCAGACAGTTCCGAGAGGAGGAGTGGACGGTGTACGCGACCGCCCGGAACGTGGGCGACATCGCCGATCTCGCGGAACTCGGGTGCGAGACGGCCGAACTCGACGTGACGAACGACGTACGGGTACAGGCGGTCGTCGAGCGGATCGTCGAGGAGACGGGCCGGATCGACTGTCTGGTCAACAACGCGGGCTACGGCCAACTGGGCCCGGTCGAGGACGTCCCGGTACGGGACGTCGAAAAGCAGTTCGACACCAACGTCTACGGCCCACACCGCCTCACGAGGGAGGTCCTGCCCCACATGCGCGAGCGCGAGGACGGCACCATCGTCAACGTCTCCAGCATCGCCGGCCGGGTCGCCTTCCCCGGCGGCGGCGTCTACTGCGGGTCGAAGGCCGCCCTCGAATCGATGACCGACGCCCTTCGGGTGGAGGCCGACCGCTT from Halalkalicoccus sp. NIPERK01 harbors:
- a CDS encoding DUF5788 family protein, translated to MQEYERKQLLERIGKEGATIGAQIPEEIDVQGERVELREFVFEIKRRETIPEGERERVERAKRTLRKARLERLDAIEAGEISRQEGERLAESVIGIDRALEGLQQLGPANVEAEAEAQRLADRKRWSRFMRQALGMDDDSTPNRR
- a CDS encoding SDR family oxidoreductase — translated: MEKTVCITGCSSGIGRETARQFREEEWTVYATARNVGDIADLAELGCETAELDVTNDVRVQAVVERIVEETGRIDCLVNNAGYGQLGPVEDVPVRDVEKQFDTNVYGPHRLTREVLPHMREREDGTIVNVSSIAGRVAFPGGGVYCGSKAALESMTDALRVEADRFGVDVVLVEPGPVETGFSDRAESETDDIPRSETYSDIYGVIDDTQAIGGDGPGAIPPGEVADWIVHAASATRPSARYPVGRVAKFGSVARVLPDSLRDAAFKLALKVMG
- a CDS encoding rhomboid family intramembrane serine protease, with amino-acid sequence MAQCDRCGAHENLPYRCGRCGGVFCARHRLPENHDCPGLQEWRDPDGIFDSGFDDSVNHPGGREKGVRDRVPINTGTGGPLGYFRNNMTYVFLLLMWVTFSLQFLLLPLLGFPVNSDLSVYLFVLQSNDITHVWTWFTSIFAHGSVGHIVMNSIVLYFFGPIVERKVGSRNFTVLFLASGVIAGLSQVGTSLALGEFSAVVGASGAIMAIMGVLTVLNPQLRVLLFFFIPMPLWLLTLGFAAVSVGVVGLGGLGAGGIAHLAHLAGLFVGLAYGEKLRREGERAPDQLRFGGGGPGGPGGPGGPGGPGRGRF
- a CDS encoding endonuclease V, which gives rise to MDVALPEFRPDPDLARAEMEELQREIAREATFEDEPLPESPVVVGVDQAFPDERAVSAIVAMRDGEVIERASAVTDLSIPYIPGLLSFREGESILAAFETLECDPDLALFDGSGRIHFRQAGLATHMGVALDLPSVGVAKSLLCGRLSNPPEEPFAEGTRVPILADGRVEVEQGTVLGYAVQTRQYEGRRYINPLYVSPGHRVGAETAASLAQRHCAGYKLPEPIRLADSYADELARELDG
- the polX gene encoding DNA polymerase/3'-5' exonuclease PolX — its product is MSRNAEIAALLEEYAALLEARDIEYKPNTYRRAAESIREHPTAIEDLVSEGRDAVEGIDGVGEAISAKVIEYVETGAIEELEEERANLPVAMDELTSVEGVGPKTVGTLYEELGVTNLAELEEAASAGEIQELKGFGPKTEENILDGLEFARQARERELLGDTRPLADDLLEYLRSREGVERAEVAGSIRRWRETSGDVDVLASSDDLEGVVGAFTDWERAERVIESGENKASVVANGIRVDLRAVVPEEFGSALQYFTGSKAHNIRFRNRALDRDLKVNEYGVFDISDVEDTSDQRAGERVAGETEESMYAALDLEWIPPELREDTGEIDAAAAGDLPELIEEGDLRGDLHTHTDWSDGTESIGEWIASATEFGHEYICISDHATGPGMVGGVGVPDEELLEQADEIREAAEDAEIEVFSGVEANVDETGGLSVAEDVLGKLDIVIASPHSALDMDPEAATDRLVAAISHPETDVLGHPTGRLLTRRPGLDPDLQRVAEAAADHGVALEVNANPARLDLWGRAVKVAIEAGAKIVVNTDAHSASEFENSRYGVHTARRGWAEPKDVLNAWDATEVREFVGR